The following is a genomic window from Bufo gargarizans isolate SCDJY-AF-19 chromosome 10, ASM1485885v1, whole genome shotgun sequence.
AGCCACCTTCCAGATCAAACTCTGGATCGAAGGAGGGCCTCTTCTCCAAAAGGATGATTGCGAGCATTAAGGCGAAGTGGGCAGTTAGTCCCCATATAGTAAATGATTTTTCGGTGTCTGGGTCCATGTAGATGAACTGATGGACAACCACTAATCCAAAAGGCGGTACATTTACTTCTCGAGCGGTATAGTGTTCTGAGCTAATGAAGAACTCCAAAGGGACAAGGAAGATGTCCGCCACTTCACTGGGGTTCGGCGTTGGCTGGAATGTGTCGTCGACAATGCCGACAATTGGGTAGACCAAGCATGATGGGAGACTGTAAGACAATAAAACACTACAACGTGATATTATGAACTCATTTCTAGAAGAAGACAGAATATGCATACCTTCACAGGGGATAGAGTGGTAGCACAGATGTGATATCATGGACCCCATAGGTGTGGTCTGAGGCCATATTCACATCTGCGCTGTTCTGTTTTCCTGTCCTAGGAACCCACAGTGCCAGACCCGTCATGGCAGAAGTAAACAGTACCTGATGGACTGCATTGACTATAATCAGGTCTATTGGGTGTCAGGGAGTTCAGCATTTTACCAGGCAAGATAGCACAGCATGCTGCACTATTTATCCGGAGTATAACTGGAATCTGCAGAGGAGGATCCGAAGGAtgcttttaaaggagttgtcctcaggatagttcatcaatatctgatcgtgggggtgggAGGTGTctgactcctgccgatcagctgtttgaagaggctgcagtgcttttcctaggccagtcacATCACATTtataggtcacatggcctaggctcacCTCAGTCCtatccaagtgaatggggctgagctgtaataccaagcacagccactatccagtggATGACACTGCGCTTGGTGAGCTgggagaagg
Proteins encoded in this region:
- the NUDT7 gene encoding peroxisomal coenzyme A diphosphatase NUDT7 isoform X1; amino-acid sequence: MCAFRVEDRILQMKMIYRRLFEKPKKRSASAPNRCKLLAGYHLISPSLPSCLVYPIVGIVDDTFQPTPNPSEVADIFLVPLEFFISSEHYTAREVNVPPFGLVVVHQFIYMDPDTEKSFTIWGLTAHFALMLAIILLEKRPSFDPEFDLEGGLNGWKRFLINPSKL